A genomic stretch from Kribbella jejuensis includes:
- a CDS encoding ABC transporter, with amino-acid sequence MARTTAEEPGGMEDAGQLRLVAADSVPRGLAVLDAPDIDSVVEANRDLATQLLSAADLWLFVTTAARYSDAVPWEFLQSASDRSTAVAVVLDRAPSETIDDITGHLAQMLLERGLGDSPLFSIQETVVDGNGMLPQAAVAGIKDWLIDLAADAEARAAVVRRTLQGAVSAMVKKTVPFAAAVKAQADTAVELRAAAESAYEQGVQDIAKACQDGTVMRGEVLARWQEFVGTGELLKGLQSNGGRLRDRLKSSLGNKPAETRDVSDAIQSGLESLLAEHATASAERAEKAWQETAAGRQLLASAQVRADGAGSGAGAEGNDAAPSLGALSEQFPAAASRTVREWQAFVLDLVRREGADKKSTAKILEYGVNGLGLSLMVVMFASAAGIPKDAAASAGAGSAVVGQRLLEAVFGDKAVQGMVDKAREDLDGKVHALMDAEFARYLAVLDQHPVDAETARQLTEAARAVEDCT; translated from the coding sequence ATGGCTCGGACGACGGCCGAGGAGCCGGGTGGCATGGAGGATGCGGGGCAGTTGCGGCTGGTTGCGGCCGACAGCGTGCCGCGGGGGCTGGCGGTCCTCGACGCGCCGGACATCGACTCCGTTGTCGAGGCGAACCGGGATCTCGCGACGCAGCTCTTGTCGGCGGCGGATCTGTGGCTGTTCGTCACGACCGCGGCCCGGTACTCCGATGCTGTCCCGTGGGAGTTCCTGCAGAGCGCTTCCGACCGCAGTACGGCGGTTGCGGTCGTGCTCGACCGGGCTCCGAGCGAGACGATCGACGACATCACCGGCCACCTCGCGCAGATGCTGCTCGAACGTGGCCTGGGTGACTCGCCGCTGTTCTCCATCCAGGAGACGGTTGTCGACGGCAACGGGATGTTGCCGCAGGCGGCTGTTGCCGGGATCAAGGACTGGCTGATCGACCTGGCCGCGGACGCTGAGGCCCGGGCTGCCGTCGTCCGCCGGACGCTGCAAGGCGCGGTCAGCGCGATGGTCAAGAAGACCGTGCCGTTCGCGGCTGCGGTCAAGGCGCAGGCCGACACGGCGGTCGAGCTCCGGGCCGCGGCAGAGTCTGCGTACGAGCAGGGCGTGCAGGACATCGCGAAGGCGTGCCAGGACGGGACCGTCATGCGCGGTGAGGTGCTGGCGCGGTGGCAGGAGTTCGTCGGGACCGGCGAACTGCTGAAGGGTCTGCAGTCCAACGGCGGCCGGTTGCGCGATCGGCTGAAGAGCTCGCTCGGCAACAAGCCCGCCGAAACCCGCGACGTCAGTGACGCCATCCAGTCCGGTCTGGAATCCCTGCTGGCTGAGCACGCGACAGCCTCCGCGGAGCGCGCCGAGAAAGCGTGGCAGGAGACCGCGGCGGGGCGCCAGCTCCTGGCGAGCGCCCAGGTCCGCGCCGATGGCGCCGGCAGTGGAGCAGGTGCCGAGGGCAACGATGCCGCGCCGTCGCTCGGTGCGCTGTCGGAGCAGTTCCCGGCCGCGGCGAGCCGGACCGTGCGGGAGTGGCAGGCATTCGTACTCGACCTGGTCCGCCGAGAGGGCGCAGACAAGAAGTCGACGGCGAAGATCCTGGAGTACGGCGTCAACGGGCTCGGTCTTTCGTTGATGGTGGTCATGTTCGCGAGCGCGGCAGGGATCCCGAAGGACGCCGCAGCAAGTGCGGGCGCGGGTAGCGCGGTCGTCGGGCAGCGTCTGCTGGAAGCGGTTTTCGGCGACAAGGCAGTGCAGGGCATGGTTGACAAGGCTCGCGAGGACCTTGACGGTAAGGTTCATGCCCTGATGGATGCCGAATTCGCCCGATATCTGGCCGTTCTTGACCAGCATCCGGTCGACGCCGAGACGGCCAGGCAACTGACCGAGGCCGCGCGCGCGGTGGAGGACTGCACGTGA